In Capillimicrobium parvum, a genomic segment contains:
- a CDS encoding phage holin family protein yields MIRRALVTVVVSTLALLVLNAILPGFHVDTIGAAVGAAVVCAVLNALVWPLVIRFALPITVLTLGGAVLLLNGLVVLAAAWIVPGVHVDDIWTAIAVTFGLTAASTLAGSAAAIDDEGRVRRHLRRHAPAGRGDDGVPGVLFLEIDGLAHEVLVRALRDGNAPTLSRWLRDGSHRLVRWETDWSSQTGACQAGLLHGDNDDMPAFRWWEKEHGRAIVTNHPRDAAEIERRISDGRGLLHADGASRANILSGDAPHSLLTMSTVMQLRRPGSRLGEDYAAYFSSPYNLAHTVLASIAHVARELRAAAEQRHLDVQPRIRRTLGYAPVRAWATAVQRDLQVAAVVADAHAGRPVVYTTFLAYDEVAHHSGIERSDTLAVLRDVDRQIGRIAAAAAAASRPYEIVVLSDHGQTQGATFRDRYGQTLEGLVRATCRTESVAAEGSGEDEALGRMGAALTEAASGTGLAARTVRGVTRRRQVDGEVRLGARAPADGDSAGEVRLGARAPADGDSAGEVRLGARAPADGDGDGDRDEDGGRPALPAAPEPPPEIVVMASGCLGLITFPRIPGRATRQQIDERYPDLLPTLRAHPGIGFVHVRCAEHGALVLGPRGRCRLHSGEVEGEDPLAPFGPNAAAHVLRTDGFAHCPDILVNSTYWPETGEVAAFEELVGSHGGMGGPQAYPFILAPAGWALPGEEVVGAEHMHRWMRRWLADLGHAAFRDDAHDA; encoded by the coding sequence GTGATCCGCCGCGCGCTCGTCACGGTCGTCGTCTCGACGCTGGCGCTGCTCGTGCTCAACGCGATCCTGCCCGGCTTCCACGTCGACACGATCGGCGCGGCCGTCGGCGCGGCGGTCGTCTGCGCGGTCCTCAACGCGCTCGTCTGGCCGCTGGTCATCCGCTTCGCCCTGCCGATCACCGTGCTCACACTCGGCGGCGCGGTGCTCCTGCTCAACGGGCTCGTGGTCCTCGCCGCCGCGTGGATCGTCCCGGGCGTCCACGTCGATGACATCTGGACCGCCATCGCGGTGACGTTCGGACTGACGGCTGCGAGCACCCTCGCGGGCTCCGCGGCGGCGATCGACGACGAGGGCCGCGTGCGCCGCCACCTGCGCCGCCACGCGCCGGCCGGCCGCGGCGACGACGGCGTCCCCGGCGTCCTCTTCCTCGAGATCGACGGCCTCGCCCACGAGGTCCTCGTCCGCGCCCTGCGCGACGGCAACGCGCCCACGCTCTCGCGCTGGCTGCGCGACGGCAGCCACCGGCTGGTGCGGTGGGAGACCGACTGGTCGTCGCAGACCGGCGCCTGCCAGGCCGGGCTGCTGCACGGCGACAACGACGACATGCCCGCCTTCCGCTGGTGGGAGAAGGAGCACGGGCGCGCGATCGTCACGAACCACCCGCGCGACGCGGCCGAGATCGAGCGGCGGATCTCCGACGGCCGCGGCCTCCTGCACGCCGACGGCGCGAGCCGGGCGAACATCCTCTCCGGCGACGCCCCGCACTCGCTCCTGACGATGAGCACCGTGATGCAGCTGCGCCGGCCGGGCAGCCGGCTCGGCGAGGACTACGCCGCGTACTTCTCGAGCCCGTACAACCTCGCGCACACGGTGCTCGCCTCGATCGCGCACGTCGCGCGCGAGCTGCGCGCGGCCGCGGAGCAGCGCCACCTCGACGTGCAGCCGCGCATCCGCCGCACGCTGGGCTACGCCCCGGTCCGCGCGTGGGCGACGGCGGTCCAGCGCGACCTGCAGGTGGCGGCGGTCGTCGCCGACGCCCATGCCGGCCGGCCCGTCGTGTACACGACGTTCCTCGCCTACGACGAGGTCGCCCACCACTCCGGGATCGAGCGCAGCGACACGCTCGCGGTGCTGCGCGACGTCGACCGCCAGATCGGGCGGATCGCCGCGGCCGCCGCCGCGGCGTCGCGCCCGTACGAGATCGTCGTCCTGTCCGACCACGGCCAGACCCAGGGCGCGACGTTCCGCGACCGCTACGGGCAGACGCTCGAAGGGCTGGTCCGGGCGACGTGCCGGACGGAGAGCGTCGCCGCGGAGGGATCCGGCGAGGACGAGGCGCTGGGGCGCATGGGCGCCGCGCTGACCGAGGCCGCCTCGGGCACGGGCCTGGCCGCGCGGACGGTGCGCGGGGTGACCCGGCGCCGGCAGGTCGACGGCGAGGTGCGGCTCGGTGCCCGAGCGCCCGCGGACGGCGACAGCGCCGGCGAGGTGCGGCTCGGTGCCCGAGCGCCCGCGGACGGCGACAGCGCCGGCGAGGTGCGGCTCGGTGCCCGAGCGCCCGCGGACGGCGACGGCGACGGCGACCGGGACGAGGACGGGGGCCGTCCCGCGCTGCCCGCCGCGCCCGAGCCGCCGCCCGAGATCGTCGTCATGGCGTCCGGCTGCCTCGGGCTCATCACCTTCCCGCGCATCCCCGGCCGCGCGACGCGCCAGCAGATCGACGAGCGCTACCCCGACCTGCTGCCGACCCTGCGCGCGCACCCCGGCATCGGCTTCGTCCACGTGCGCTGCGCCGAGCACGGCGCGCTCGTCCTCGGGCCGCGCGGCAGGTGCCGGCTGCACTCCGGCGAGGTCGAGGGCGAGGACCCGCTCGCGCCGTTCGGCCCCAACGCCGCCGCCCACGTCCTGCGCACGGACGGCTTCGCACACTGCCCGGACATCCTCGTCAACAGCACCTACTGGCCGGAGACCGGCGAGGTCGCCGCCTTCGAGGAGCTCGTTGGCTCGCACGGCGGGATGGGCGGCCCGCAGGCCTATCCGTTCATCCTGGCGCCCGCCGGGTGGGCGCTGCCCGGCGAGGAGGTCGTCGGCGCCGAGCACATGCACCGATGGATGCGGCGCTGGCTAGCGGACCTCGGCCACGCGGCGTTCCGCGACGACGCCCACGATGCCTAG
- a CDS encoding selenium-binding family protein produces the protein MALLKPDPTFHASPGEAAAAPPETLGYVVTLNTGTNGDKAPDALCVVDLDPSSSSYGTVVGRLDMPEIGDELHHFGWNACSSALCPWAAHPHVERRYLLIPGLRSSRLHVVDVKGDPRQPKLEKVVEADEIARKAGYSRPHTIHCGPDGIYVSALGAPDGDGPGGIFLLDHENFSVKSAWEQDRGPQELAYDFWWHIAYDTIVTSEWGTPNMVEDGLIGELLLGNKYGHQLHVWDWKKRKHVQAVDLGAEHQMVLELRPAHNPRNAYGFVGVVTSTADLSASVFLWRRADDGTVSAKKVISIPAEPAEADQLPPLLQPFGAVPPLVTDIALSVDDSALFVSCWGTGEIKRYDVTDPDNPRETGSVRLGGIVERTAHPAAGALKGGPQMVEVSRDGKRIYLTNSLYAAWDEQFYPEGIDGWMVKLDAEGDFRLDPDFFLEFHGERPHQVRLEGGDASSDSYCFPD, from the coding sequence ATGGCCCTCCTCAAGCCGGATCCCACCTTCCACGCCAGCCCGGGCGAGGCGGCTGCCGCGCCGCCGGAGACCCTCGGCTACGTCGTCACGCTGAACACGGGCACGAACGGCGACAAGGCGCCCGACGCGCTGTGCGTCGTCGACCTCGATCCGTCCTCGTCGAGCTACGGCACCGTCGTGGGACGGCTGGACATGCCCGAGATCGGCGATGAGCTGCACCACTTCGGGTGGAACGCCTGCTCGTCCGCGCTGTGCCCGTGGGCCGCGCACCCGCACGTCGAGCGGCGCTACCTGCTGATCCCCGGCCTGCGGTCGTCGCGCCTGCACGTCGTCGACGTCAAGGGCGACCCGCGCCAGCCGAAGCTCGAGAAGGTCGTCGAGGCCGACGAGATCGCCCGCAAGGCCGGCTACAGCCGTCCGCACACGATCCACTGCGGCCCCGACGGGATCTACGTCAGCGCACTCGGCGCGCCCGACGGCGACGGTCCCGGCGGGATCTTCCTGCTCGACCACGAGAACTTCTCCGTCAAGAGCGCCTGGGAGCAGGACCGCGGGCCGCAGGAGCTGGCCTACGACTTCTGGTGGCACATCGCCTACGACACGATCGTCACCAGCGAGTGGGGGACGCCGAACATGGTCGAGGACGGCCTGATCGGCGAGCTGCTGCTCGGCAACAAGTACGGCCACCAGCTCCACGTCTGGGACTGGAAGAAGCGCAAGCACGTCCAGGCCGTCGACCTCGGCGCCGAGCACCAGATGGTGCTCGAGCTGCGCCCCGCCCACAACCCGCGCAACGCGTACGGCTTCGTCGGCGTGGTCACGTCGACCGCCGACCTGTCGGCGTCGGTGTTCCTGTGGCGCCGCGCGGACGACGGCACGGTCAGCGCGAAGAAGGTCATCTCGATCCCGGCCGAGCCGGCGGAGGCCGATCAGCTGCCGCCGCTGCTGCAGCCGTTCGGCGCGGTGCCGCCGCTCGTCACCGACATCGCGCTCTCGGTCGACGACTCGGCGCTGTTCGTCTCCTGCTGGGGGACGGGGGAGATCAAGCGCTACGACGTGACCGATCCCGACAACCCGCGCGAGACGGGCTCCGTGCGGCTGGGCGGCATCGTCGAGCGCACCGCGCACCCGGCCGCGGGGGCGCTGAAGGGCGGCCCGCAGATGGTCGAGGTCTCGCGCGACGGCAAGCGCATCTACCTCACGAACTCGCTGTACGCGGCCTGGGACGAGCAGTTCTACCCCGAGGGCATCGACGGGTGGATGGTCAAGCTCGACGCCGAGGGCGACTTCCGGCTCGATCCGGACTTCTTCCTCGAGTTCCACGGGGAGCGCCCGCACCAGGTGCGCCTGGAGGGCGGCGACGCCTCGAGCGACAGCTACTGCTTCCCGGACTGA
- a CDS encoding PP2C family protein-serine/threonine phosphatase, which translates to MLLVEDDEGDAFLVRELLADAAPELDVVTVRSLATAEEAVGAADCVLLDLGLPDTTGLDGLVRLRRRAPETAVLVLTGHGDAQRGMDAVGAGAQDYLIKGRVDGETLARAIRYAIVRRRAERSERALLEAELHSRENARLERGLLPTALLRDPRTTLTAGYRPGRRRAVLGGDFYDAIEVDDGTLHVMIGDVCGHGADEAALGVCLRIAWRALTLAGRPAAEVFETMERVLVAERHRTDIFTTLTAVAVAPDRRSADVWLAGHPAPVILHPGRAAELAIGRVHLPLGLEAGRRLETTTVDLPAEWTLLLYTDGLIEGRTGDGERTRLGIEGLTAVLDRLLEQRPGWAAEPAAFLDELIGRVEQLNGGPHADDVAALIVSSRDH; encoded by the coding sequence GTGCTCCTGGTCGAGGACGACGAGGGCGACGCGTTCCTCGTGCGCGAGCTGCTCGCCGACGCCGCGCCCGAGCTCGACGTCGTGACCGTGCGCTCGCTCGCCACCGCCGAGGAGGCGGTCGGCGCCGCCGACTGCGTCCTGCTGGACCTCGGCCTGCCGGACACGACCGGGCTCGACGGGCTCGTGCGCCTGCGCCGGCGCGCGCCCGAGACCGCGGTGCTCGTGCTCACCGGGCACGGCGACGCCCAGCGCGGCATGGACGCCGTCGGCGCCGGGGCGCAGGACTACCTCATCAAGGGCCGCGTCGACGGGGAGACCCTTGCCCGCGCCATCCGCTACGCGATCGTGAGGCGCCGCGCGGAGCGCTCCGAGCGAGCGCTGCTCGAGGCCGAGCTGCACTCCCGGGAGAACGCGCGCCTCGAGCGCGGCCTGCTGCCCACCGCGCTCCTGCGCGACCCGCGCACCACGTTGACCGCCGGCTACCGCCCCGGCCGCCGCCGCGCGGTGCTCGGGGGCGACTTCTACGACGCCATCGAGGTCGACGACGGGACGCTGCACGTGATGATCGGCGACGTGTGCGGCCACGGCGCCGACGAGGCCGCGCTCGGCGTCTGCCTGCGCATCGCCTGGCGCGCGCTCACGCTCGCCGGCCGGCCGGCCGCCGAGGTCTTCGAGACGATGGAGCGCGTCCTCGTGGCCGAGCGCCACCGCACGGACATCTTCACGACGCTCACCGCCGTCGCGGTCGCGCCCGATCGCCGCAGCGCCGACGTGTGGCTCGCCGGGCATCCCGCGCCGGTCATCCTGCACCCGGGCCGCGCGGCGGAGCTGGCGATCGGCCGCGTCCACCTCCCCCTCGGCCTCGAGGCCGGACGCCGCCTGGAGACGACAACCGTCGACCTGCCCGCCGAGTGGACCCTGCTGCTCTACACCGACGGGCTCATCGAGGGACGCACCGGCGACGGCGAGCGGACGCGGCTCGGCATCGAAGGCCTGACGGCCGTCCTGGACCGTCTGCTCGAGCAGCGCCCCGGGTGGGCGGCCGAGCCGGCCGCGTTCCTCGACGAGCTCATCGGCCGGGTCGAGCAGCTCAACGGCGGCCCGCACGCCGACGACGTCGCGGCGCTGATCGTCTCGTCACGCGACCACTGA
- a CDS encoding acetoacetate--CoA ligase codes for MPTTAPPVLWEPSPERIENATLTRYQAWLEERLGRSFAGYDELWQWSVDDVEGFWASIWDFFEVQASVPYERVLGRREMPGAEWFVGARLNWAEHVFRGKDPEAVAIRAAGEGRALAETTWGELRALTARIAAGLRAQGVVRGDRVVAYVPNCVEAVAGVLACASLGATWSSCSPDFGARSVVDRFAQIEPKVLLAVDGYRYNGRDFDRRDIVDGLRREMPSLRATVLLGYLDESATLDGAVAWEEFLGPEGAKLSFEQVAFDHPLWVLYSSGTTGLPKAIVQGQGGILLEQLKHQNLHVDARAGDRVFWFTTTGWMMWNFLVGCLLTEASIVLYDGNPGYPDMTALWDLAAEAQITTFGTSASYIAACMKAGIEPGAGRDLSALRSVGSTGSPLAPEGFEWVYEHVGADTWLFSTSGGSDVCTAFVGGVPTLPVYEGELQARSLGARVESFDEEGRPLIGEVGELVITEPLPSMPTGLWNDPDGSRYHEAYFDMFPGVWRHGDWIEITDRGTAIIYGRSDSTINRGGVRMGTSEIYRAVLAVDAVTDALVVDIDGWMPLFVVLRDGATLTDDLKQEIARRIRQDCSPRHVPNVVYEISEVPRTLSGKVLEVPVKRILMGTAAEKAASRDSLANPAALDWFVDLAAQR; via the coding sequence ATGCCGACGACCGCCCCGCCCGTGCTCTGGGAGCCTTCGCCCGAGCGCATCGAGAATGCCACGCTGACCCGCTACCAGGCCTGGCTGGAGGAGCGGCTGGGTCGCTCGTTCGCCGGCTACGACGAGCTGTGGCAGTGGTCGGTCGACGACGTCGAGGGGTTCTGGGCGTCGATCTGGGACTTCTTCGAGGTACAGGCGTCGGTGCCCTACGAGCGGGTGCTCGGCCGGCGCGAGATGCCGGGCGCGGAGTGGTTCGTCGGCGCGCGGCTGAACTGGGCCGAGCACGTCTTTCGCGGCAAGGATCCCGAGGCGGTGGCGATCCGCGCGGCGGGCGAGGGGCGTGCGCTGGCCGAGACGACGTGGGGCGAGCTGCGCGCGCTCACGGCGCGGATCGCGGCCGGGCTGCGCGCGCAGGGCGTGGTGCGGGGCGATCGCGTGGTGGCCTACGTCCCCAACTGCGTCGAGGCGGTCGCGGGCGTGCTGGCGTGCGCGTCGCTGGGGGCGACGTGGTCGTCGTGCTCGCCGGACTTCGGGGCGCGCAGCGTGGTCGACCGCTTCGCGCAGATCGAGCCGAAGGTGCTGCTGGCGGTCGACGGCTACCGCTACAACGGGCGCGACTTCGACCGCCGCGACATCGTCGACGGGCTGCGGCGCGAGATGCCGTCGCTGCGCGCGACGGTGCTGCTCGGCTACCTCGACGAGTCGGCGACGCTCGACGGGGCCGTGGCGTGGGAGGAGTTCCTGGGGCCGGAGGGCGCGAAGCTCTCCTTCGAGCAGGTGGCGTTCGATCACCCGCTGTGGGTGCTCTACAGCTCGGGCACGACCGGGCTGCCGAAGGCGATCGTGCAGGGCCAGGGCGGCATCCTGCTGGAGCAGCTCAAGCACCAGAACCTGCACGTCGACGCGCGGGCGGGCGACCGGGTGTTCTGGTTCACCACGACGGGCTGGATGATGTGGAACTTCCTCGTCGGCTGTCTTCTGACCGAGGCGTCGATCGTGCTCTACGACGGCAACCCGGGCTATCCGGACATGACGGCGCTGTGGGATCTCGCGGCCGAGGCGCAGATCACGACGTTCGGTACGAGCGCGAGCTACATCGCGGCGTGCATGAAGGCGGGCATCGAGCCCGGCGCGGGGCGCGATCTGTCGGCGCTGCGGTCGGTCGGCTCGACGGGGTCGCCGCTGGCGCCGGAGGGCTTTGAGTGGGTCTACGAGCACGTGGGCGCCGACACGTGGCTGTTCTCGACGTCGGGTGGCAGCGACGTGTGCACGGCGTTCGTGGGCGGGGTGCCGACGCTGCCGGTCTACGAGGGCGAGCTGCAGGCCCGCTCGCTCGGCGCGCGCGTCGAGTCCTTCGACGAGGAGGGCCGGCCGCTGATCGGAGAGGTCGGCGAGCTGGTGATCACCGAGCCGCTGCCGTCGATGCCGACGGGGCTGTGGAACGACCCGGACGGCTCCCGGTATCACGAGGCGTACTTCGACATGTTCCCCGGGGTCTGGCGCCACGGCGACTGGATCGAGATCACCGACCGCGGGACCGCGATCATCTACGGCCGCAGCGACTCGACCATCAACCGCGGCGGCGTGCGGATGGGCACCAGCGAGATCTACCGCGCGGTGCTCGCGGTCGACGCGGTCACCGACGCGCTCGTCGTCGACATCGACGGCTGGATGCCGCTGTTCGTCGTGCTGCGCGACGGCGCCACCCTGACCGACGACCTCAAGCAGGAGATCGCGCGCCGCATCCGCCAGGATTGCTCGCCCCGCCACGTGCCCAACGTCGTCTACGAGATCTCCGAGGTCCCGCGGACCCTGTCGGGCAAGGTCCTCGAGGTGCCGGTCAAGCGCATCCTCATGGGCACGGCGGCCGAGAAGGCGGCCAGCCGCGACAGCCTCGCCAACCCCGCCGCACTCGACTGGTTCGTCGACCTCGCAGCCCAACGCTGA
- a CDS encoding MBL fold metallo-hydrolase — protein MQPDRLTWLGHATVLIELGGVRLLTDPVLRSRVAHLRRHAPPAPATGELDAVLVSHAHRDHLDVPSLRGLRPAPRELVVPPGVGRIVRGKTGAHVQELPAGGALDVGAARVLAVPAVHDTRRSPVSGASEAVGFVVEAAGRRVYFAGDTSVFDGMSDLGPLDVALLPIWGWGPSLGPGHMDPGEAVDALELLRPEVAVPIHWGTLLPIGLRRRHGHVLRAPLEAFVRGAGERCPDVRLAVLDPGGQVAL, from the coding sequence GTGCAACCGGACCGCCTGACCTGGCTCGGGCACGCGACCGTGCTTATCGAGCTGGGCGGCGTGCGTCTGCTGACCGATCCGGTGCTGCGCTCGCGCGTCGCGCACCTGCGCCGCCACGCCCCGCCGGCGCCGGCGACCGGCGAGCTCGACGCCGTGCTCGTCTCCCACGCGCACCGCGACCACCTCGACGTGCCGAGCCTGCGCGGTCTGCGCCCGGCACCGCGCGAGCTCGTCGTGCCGCCCGGCGTCGGGCGCATCGTGCGCGGCAAGACGGGCGCGCACGTGCAGGAGCTGCCCGCGGGCGGCGCGCTCGACGTCGGCGCGGCGCGCGTCCTCGCGGTGCCCGCGGTGCACGACACCCGGCGCAGCCCGGTCTCCGGCGCCTCGGAAGCGGTGGGCTTCGTCGTCGAGGCGGCCGGCCGGCGCGTCTACTTCGCCGGCGACACGTCCGTGTTCGACGGCATGAGCGACCTCGGCCCGCTCGACGTCGCGCTGCTGCCGATCTGGGGCTGGGGCCCGTCGCTCGGGCCCGGCCACATGGATCCGGGCGAGGCGGTCGATGCGCTCGAGCTGCTGCGTCCGGAGGTCGCCGTGCCGATCCACTGGGGCACGCTGCTGCCCATCGGTCTGCGGCGCCGCCACGGGCACGTCCTGCGCGCCCCGCTCGAGGCCTTCGTGCGCGGCGCCGGCGAGCGCTGCCCGGACGTGCGCCTCGCCGTCCTCGACCCCGGCGGCCAGGTCGCGCTGTGA
- a CDS encoding DEAD/DEAH box helicase, which yields MKLAEPAYNVELRERPERGRIVVLSFPYRSDIVDAVRAIPGRRFDWDVREWWAPADDWAGAHVAEIVKRFPHLRVAADAAVWLDGLGERWIGRVTTGRHEGRGWFICETRAGTLPDSLAARAVVQGAHHRLPLEPDVAEALGELPSARMDPRAADCASRLQVGLPPPPAMIALATGVTGDRLRLDVLWDQSAAIAFAELPGVEGASRTLPVDPWVVPAIDRFVRDHGVEVGGRARPVLEALRREHDAAMAAVDRSRATDGPPLDPSVRLGGTLEPFQRAGVQYVLDARRTFLADEQGLGKTVQALAALEADEAFPAVVVCPASLKLNWEREAQRWLPHRTRTVVSGRGGVAASADITILNYEIVEAHTDRLRLRRPRALVVDESHLVKNPRAKRTRAVRRLADAVAPDGLKLALTGTPVMNHPDELIAQLRVIDRLSDFGSGARFSQRFRGGHGAEERLHWHLRRHCFARRLKSEVLPQLPAKRRTVVPVALTNEDEYRLAERDVIAWLQSLPLDLQELDAKVAAARRAERLAQLNALKRIAARGKLAAALSWIGDFLASEEPLVVFAHHTDVQEAVLARFPEAGHLLGRDSGPARDATVRAFQQPAGPQLLVCSTPVASQGITLTRATNVCFLELEWTPAVHDQAEDRVHRIGQRDAVTAWYLLAADTIDETMARLIERKRDLVAAVTDGRERDAEPLVAAVARELRHAPIRHLKAV from the coding sequence ATGAAGCTCGCCGAGCCGGCGTACAACGTCGAGCTGCGCGAGCGCCCGGAGCGCGGGCGCATCGTCGTGCTGTCGTTCCCGTACCGGTCGGACATCGTCGACGCCGTGCGGGCGATCCCCGGCCGCCGCTTCGACTGGGACGTGCGCGAGTGGTGGGCGCCCGCGGACGACTGGGCGGGCGCGCACGTCGCCGAGATCGTCAAGCGCTTCCCGCATCTGCGCGTCGCCGCGGACGCCGCCGTGTGGCTCGACGGCCTCGGCGAGCGCTGGATCGGCCGCGTCACCACCGGCCGGCACGAGGGCCGCGGATGGTTCATCTGCGAGACGCGCGCGGGGACGCTGCCCGACTCGCTCGCCGCCCGTGCCGTCGTCCAGGGCGCCCACCACCGGCTCCCGCTCGAGCCCGATGTGGCCGAGGCGCTCGGCGAGCTGCCATCCGCCCGGATGGACCCGCGCGCCGCGGACTGCGCGAGCCGGCTGCAGGTGGGTCTGCCGCCGCCGCCGGCGATGATCGCGCTCGCCACGGGCGTCACGGGCGACCGCCTGCGCCTCGACGTGCTCTGGGACCAGTCGGCGGCGATCGCGTTCGCCGAGCTGCCCGGGGTCGAGGGAGCGAGCCGGACGCTGCCGGTGGACCCGTGGGTCGTGCCCGCGATCGACCGCTTCGTGCGCGATCACGGCGTCGAGGTCGGGGGGCGCGCGCGTCCGGTCCTCGAGGCGCTGCGCCGCGAGCACGATGCCGCCATGGCCGCGGTCGACCGTTCGCGCGCGACCGACGGCCCGCCGTTGGATCCGTCGGTGCGCCTCGGGGGCACGCTCGAGCCGTTCCAGCGCGCCGGGGTCCAGTACGTGCTCGACGCGCGCCGTACGTTCCTCGCCGACGAGCAGGGCCTCGGCAAGACGGTGCAGGCGCTCGCCGCCCTCGAGGCCGACGAGGCGTTCCCGGCGGTCGTCGTCTGCCCGGCCTCGCTCAAGCTCAACTGGGAGCGCGAGGCGCAGCGCTGGCTGCCGCACCGGACGCGCACCGTCGTCTCCGGCCGCGGCGGCGTCGCCGCGAGCGCGGACATCACGATCCTCAACTACGAGATCGTCGAGGCGCACACCGACCGGCTGCGCCTGCGCCGCCCGCGGGCGCTCGTCGTCGACGAGTCGCACCTCGTCAAGAACCCCCGGGCGAAGCGCACGCGGGCGGTCCGCCGCCTCGCCGACGCCGTCGCGCCCGACGGGCTCAAGCTCGCGCTGACGGGCACGCCGGTGATGAACCACCCCGACGAGCTCATCGCCCAACTGCGGGTCATCGACCGCCTGTCGGACTTCGGCAGCGGTGCGCGCTTCAGCCAGCGCTTCCGCGGCGGGCACGGCGCCGAGGAGCGCCTGCACTGGCATCTGCGCCGCCACTGCTTCGCCCGGCGCCTGAAGAGCGAGGTCCTGCCGCAACTGCCGGCCAAGCGCCGCACGGTCGTGCCGGTCGCATTGACCAACGAGGACGAGTACCGCCTGGCCGAGCGCGACGTCATCGCCTGGCTGCAGTCGCTGCCGCTCGACCTCCAGGAGCTCGATGCCAAGGTGGCGGCGGCGCGGCGCGCCGAGCGGCTCGCCCAGCTCAACGCGCTCAAGCGCATCGCCGCGCGCGGCAAGCTCGCCGCCGCCCTGAGCTGGATCGGCGACTTCCTCGCCTCGGAGGAGCCGCTCGTCGTCTTCGCCCACCACACCGACGTGCAGGAGGCGGTCCTCGCGCGCTTCCCGGAGGCCGGGCACCTGCTCGGGCGCGACTCGGGCCCCGCGCGCGACGCCACCGTGCGGGCCTTCCAGCAGCCGGCGGGCCCGCAGCTGCTCGTGTGCTCGACGCCCGTCGCCTCTCAGGGCATCACGCTGACGCGCGCGACGAACGTCTGCTTCCTCGAGCTCGAGTGGACGCCGGCGGTCCACGACCAGGCCGAGGACCGCGTGCACCGGATCGGCCAGCGCGACGCGGTGACGGCCTGGTACCTGCTCGCCGCGGACACGATCGACGAGACGATGGCCCGCCTGATCGAACGCAAGCGCGACCTGGTCGCGGCGGTGACCGACGGGCGCGAGCGCGACGCCGAGCCGCTCGTCGCGGCGGTGGCGCGCGAGCTGCGCCACGCGCCGATCCGGCATCTCAAGGCGGTGTAG
- a CDS encoding MFS transporter — protein sequence MSAAPRVPARIVGTVMLGTTLNPLNSSIIALALVDVSRHFDVTLAAAGSLVIAFYVVGAFGQPAMGRLADRFGPRRVFVGGLSIVVVASLVAPLAPSLPWLVLARMVLAFGTAAAFPAGLAMVRAVAGEGPAPTGTLGALSIAANGMAALGPVVGGIAVAVAGWEAIFLVNVPLALAGIVLARVWLPAVPGTHHAGAHDRRRTVTLLALPTLRGVYARFVAVTLAFYGVVLGLPVWLEEARGLESSAVGLVVAPVAALGMIATPVAARFIRAVGAEPAVIVGAALVVVGSAPMLTYGPGTPLAVVAAAGAVLGAGLGFANLGLQTGLYQGAPEGQMGAAGGLFQTCRYLGAILATVIMGVAFADAVDGAGLHVIAAVTAALAALTIAGTAANVVKTASAE from the coding sequence ATGAGCGCCGCGCCGCGCGTCCCGGCCCGGATCGTCGGGACCGTGATGCTCGGCACGACGCTGAACCCGCTGAACTCGTCGATCATCGCGCTGGCCCTGGTCGACGTCAGCCGGCACTTCGACGTGACGCTGGCCGCGGCGGGGTCGCTCGTCATCGCGTTCTACGTCGTCGGGGCGTTCGGCCAGCCGGCGATGGGCCGCCTCGCGGACCGCTTCGGCCCGCGGCGCGTGTTCGTCGGCGGGCTGTCGATCGTGGTGGTGGCGAGCCTCGTCGCGCCGCTCGCCCCGTCGCTGCCGTGGCTCGTGCTGGCGCGGATGGTGCTCGCGTTCGGCACCGCCGCGGCGTTCCCGGCCGGCCTGGCGATGGTCCGGGCGGTCGCGGGGGAGGGCCCGGCGCCGACCGGCACGCTCGGCGCGCTGTCGATCGCCGCGAACGGGATGGCGGCCCTCGGGCCGGTGGTCGGCGGGATCGCCGTCGCGGTGGCCGGGTGGGAGGCGATCTTCCTCGTCAACGTGCCGCTCGCCCTCGCGGGGATCGTCCTCGCGCGCGTGTGGCTGCCGGCGGTGCCGGGGACCCATCACGCCGGCGCGCACGACCGGCGGCGCACCGTCACGCTGCTCGCCCTGCCCACGCTGCGCGGCGTCTACGCCCGCTTCGTCGCCGTGACGCTCGCGTTCTACGGCGTGGTGCTCGGGCTGCCCGTGTGGCTCGAGGAGGCGCGCGGCCTGGAGTCGAGCGCGGTCGGGCTGGTCGTCGCACCGGTCGCGGCGCTCGGCATGATCGCGACGCCGGTCGCCGCCCGCTTCATCCGCGCGGTCGGGGCGGAACCCGCGGTGATCGTCGGTGCGGCGCTCGTGGTGGTCGGCTCGGCCCCGATGCTGACGTACGGGCCCGGCACGCCGTTGGCGGTCGTGGCGGCGGCGGGGGCGGTGCTCGGCGCGGGCCTGGGATTCGCGAACCTCGGGCTGCAGACCGGCCTGTACCAGGGGGCGCCCGAGGGACAGATGGGCGCCGCGGGCGGCCTGTTCCAGACGTGCCGCTACCTCGGCGCGATCCTCGCCACCGTGATCATGGGGGTGGCGTTCGCCGACGCGGTCGACGGCGCGGGGCTGCACGTCATCGCGGCGGTCACCGCCGCGCTCGCGGCGCTGACGATCGCCGGTACGGCGGCGAACGTGGTCAAAACCGCATCGGCTGAGTAG